One genomic segment of Gottschalkia acidurici 9a includes these proteins:
- a CDS encoding GNAT family N-acetyltransferase encodes MFSYKILDKTSAEEIHKTFIDAFSDYQVKMDLPLLKFKQMLKRRGYVPDISIGAFENDRLVGFVLNGLRSWNENRTAYDIGTGVVGEYRRQGITSNMLMSAKEVFKEKQVDQYLLEVIKSNTSAVQLYKKQGFEIQREFMCFQLDKDKYSPTKNYRVEHVDRIEWSQLIEFWDFKPSWQNSVDSIDAISESFIYSIVRFDKDIVGYGIIDKKTGDIAQIAVSKRHRRKGIARSIITDMIENTESHKISILNVDNKFESTKDFLSKIGFKHSVSQYEMILKL; translated from the coding sequence ATGTTCAGCTATAAAATATTGGACAAAACAAGTGCTGAAGAAATTCATAAAACATTCATAGATGCATTTTCTGACTATCAAGTTAAAATGGATTTGCCACTTTTAAAGTTTAAACAAATGCTCAAAAGAAGAGGATATGTGCCAGATATATCTATAGGTGCATTTGAAAATGATAGACTAGTTGGATTTGTTTTAAATGGACTTCGTAGCTGGAATGAAAATCGAACTGCATACGATATAGGTACAGGTGTTGTAGGAGAGTATAGAAGACAAGGGATAACTAGCAATATGCTTATGAGCGCTAAGGAAGTGTTTAAAGAAAAGCAAGTAGATCAATATTTACTTGAGGTGATTAAATCTAACACATCCGCAGTACAACTTTACAAAAAACAGGGATTCGAGATTCAAAGAGAGTTCATGTGCTTTCAGCTAGATAAAGATAAATATAGTCCAACAAAAAACTACAGGGTTGAGCATGTTGACAGAATTGAATGGAGTCAATTAATAGAATTTTGGGACTTTAAACCTTCTTGGCAGAACTCTGTTGATTCAATTGATGCTATATCGGAATCGTTCATATATTCAATTGTACGCTTTGACAAGGATATTGTTGGTTATGGAATTATTGATAAAAAAACAGGAGATATTGCTCAGATAGCAGTAAGTAAGCGTCATAGACGTAAAGGAATTGCTAGAAGTATAATTACAGATATGATAGAAAATACAGAATCTCATAAAATAAGTATTCTTAATGTAGATAATAAATTTGAATCTACTAAAGATTTTTTATCTAAAATAGGATTCAAGCATAGTGTTAGTCAATATGAGATGATTTTAAAACTATAA
- a CDS encoding N-acetylmuramoyl-L-alanine amidase: MAKVFLDAGHGAHDPGAVGNGLQEKNIALSVTLKIGEILKNHGVGVSYTRTTDVFLELADRAAKANSLGVNAFVSIHCNSFSDSSAKGVETYSYPGSTTGARLSKNIQDSIIASKVYTANRGTKTANFAVLRLTNMPAALVELAFISNAQDAEILRNKQNELAIAVSKGILNNLGIPYKESSGGLYRVQVGAFSVRANADSLVNELKTKGYSPIVVQVDGLYKVQVGAFSVKANADSLVNELKTKGYQAIVVYS, translated from the coding sequence ATGGCAAAAGTATTTTTAGATGCAGGGCATGGTGCACATGATCCAGGAGCAGTAGGTAATGGATTACAGGAAAAAAATATAGCATTATCAGTTACATTAAAGATTGGAGAGATATTAAAAAATCATGGTGTAGGTGTAAGTTACACTAGAACTACAGATGTATTTTTAGAACTCGCAGATAGAGCTGCAAAAGCAAATAGTTTAGGTGTAAACGCATTTGTTTCAATCCACTGCAATTCATTTAGTGATTCATCAGCAAAAGGAGTGGAAACATACAGTTATCCAGGTAGCACAACAGGAGCTAGGTTATCAAAAAATATACAAGATAGTATAATTGCAAGTAAAGTATATACCGCAAATAGAGGAACTAAAACAGCAAACTTTGCAGTATTAAGATTAACTAATATGCCAGCAGCATTAGTAGAGTTAGCATTCATTAGTAATGCTCAGGATGCCGAAATACTAAGAAATAAACAAAATGAATTAGCTATAGCAGTATCAAAAGGAATATTAAATAATCTAGGAATACCTTACAAAGAAAGTTCAGGAGGACTTTATAGAGTTCAAGTAGGTGCTTTTAGTGTAAGAGCAAATGCGGATAGTCTTGTAAATGAACTTAAAACTAAAGGATATAGCCCTATAGTAGTTCAAGTAGACGGACTATATAAAGTACAAGTTGGAGCTTTTAGTGTAAAAGCTAATGCAGATAGTTTAGTTAATGAACTAAAGACTAAGGGATACCAAGCTATAGTGGTATACTCTTAA
- a CDS encoding GyrI-like domain-containing protein: MWAVFSGEGTMPHSIQELEKRIVTEWLPTSGYEYDNAPDIEVYLSPDPHNAKFEVWIPVVKKSNENA; this comes from the coding sequence ATTTGGGCTGTTTTTTCTGGAGAAGGCACTATGCCACATTCTATACAAGAGCTTGAAAAGAGAATCGTTACAGAATGGCTTCCTACATCAGGTTACGAATATGATAATGCACCTGATATTGAGGTATATCTTTCACCAGATCCTCATAATGCAAAATTTGAAGTTTGGATTCCTGTTGTTAAAAAGAGTAACGAGAATGCATAG